The DNA segment TGCTCGCCGCCCTGCCGACCGCTCAGAACGTGTTCAACTACGCGCTGCGGTTCGAGCGCGCTGTGCCGGTGGCCCGGGATGCCGTGCTCATCACGACTGTGCTCAGCGTTCCCGCGCTCATCGTGATCGCCGCGCTGCTCGCGCCGCGCTAGGGCTCGAGCCCGTCATCCGTTCGCGCCGCCTCCCGGCGCTTTGCCCGCTCGCGCCGCACGATGCGCAGGATGCGCCAGGCGATGATCGCCGCGAGCACGATGATCGCGGTGATCAGCACGCCGCGGCTGTACCGCGAGGCGATGTCCTCGACGATGGTCCAGTTCTCGCCGAGCACGAAGCCGAGCACGACGAAGAGCGTGTTCCAGAGGCCGCTGCCGAGCGTGGTCAGCAGCACGAAGAGCCACAGCCGCATGCGGTCGACACCCGCCGGGATCGAGATCAGGCTGCGCACGATGGGGATGAACCGGCCGAAGAACACGGCCGCCGGCCCGAAGCGGTGGAACCAGGCCATGGCCTTCTCCACATCCTCGGAGCTCATCAGGGGGATGCGGTCTGCCCAGCGCGCGAGCCGCTCGGCACCGAGCCCGCGGCCCAGCGCGTACAGCAGCAGAGCACCCACCAGGGAGCCTGCCGTCGTCGTGAGGATCACCGAGATCAGGTCGAACGAGCCGCGACTGGCCGTGAAGCCGGCGAGCGGCAGGATCAGCTCGCTCGGGATCGGCGGGAAGAGGCTCTCGATCGCGACCAGCAGTGCGGCACCCCAGACGCCCAGGGTCTCCATGATGCTGATGGCCCACTCATCGATGCTCACGGGTCTCGACCCTACCGGGGCGCGCCCCGCTCTGCCGCGGGCTCGGCGCTAGAAGATCATCGGGCGGTCATCGTCATCGCCCTCGACGGCGAGGGCGACGACGACGGGAACGTGGTCGCTCGGGGCGTCGCCCTTGCGCTGCTCGCGCTCGATGCGGGCATCCACCACCCGGTCGGCGAAGCCCGGCGAGCCGAGGATGAAGTCGATGCGCATGCCCTCGTCGCGGGGGAACCGCAGCTGCTTGTAGTCCCAGAAGGTGTAGCCCTCGGGCACGAGCGGTCGCACCACGTCGCTCAGCCCGGCCTCCTCGAGGGCGGCGAAGGCCGCGCGCTCGGCGGGCGAGATATGGGTCGAGGCGCCGGGAACGAAGCTGGGGTCGCCCATGTCGGCGTCGAGCGGGGCCACGTTGAAGTCGCCCACCAGGGCGAGGGGCGCTCCGGGGTTCGCAGCCATCCAGTCGCCGGCGTCGGCGGCGAGGGTGCGGAGGAACCGCAGCTTGTAGTCCATGTGCGGGTCATCGAGCGCGCGGCCGTTGGGCACGTAGAGGCTCCAGATGCGCACGTCGTCGATCGTCGCGCCGATCGCGCGCGCTTCCAGCGGGGCGTCCGGACCTTCGTGCCCCTTCGCGAAGCCGGGCTGCCCGCGGAAACCGATCTCGACGTCGGTCATCGGCAGGCGGCTGGCGATGGCCACGCCGTTCCACTGGTTGAGGCCGTGCAGCACCACCTCGTAGCCGGCCTCCTCGAAGGGCTCCATCGGGAACTGCGCGGGCGTGCACTTGATCTCCTGCATCGCGAGCACGTCGACGTCGGCGTTCACGAGCCAGTCGACGACCCGGCCGTACCGGGTGCGGATGGAGTTGACGTTCCAGGTCGCGATGCGCATGGCATCAGCCTACGAACTACAGTGAAGCCGTGACCGACGCTCGTTCTCAGCTCATCCAGCTCATCCGCGATGAGGCCGTGTTCCACGGCGACTTCACCCTCACGAGCGGCGCGAAGGCTACCTACTACATCGACCTCCGCACGCTCAGCCTCGACCACCGCGCGGCTCCGCTCATCGGCCGAGTCATGACCGAGCTGATCGACGACCTGCCCGACATCGCCGCCGTCGGCGGACTGACGATGGGCGCCGACCCGATCGCCTCCGCCGTGCTGCACCAGGCGCCCGCGCTCGGCCGCAGCTACGACGCCTTCGTCGTGCGCAAGGCGCCGAAGGACCACGGCCGCGGCAAGCAGGTCGAGGGCCCCGACGTCGAGGGCAAGCGGGTCGTCGTGCTCGAGGACACCTCCACCACCGGCGGCTCGCCGCTGACCGCGGCTCGCGCCCTCGAGGCGGCCGGTGCGATCGTCGTCGCTGTCGCGGTCGTCGTCGACCGGGCGACGGATGCTCGCCGCGTGATCGAGGAGGCCGGGTACGAGTACCGCGCCGCCATCGGCCTGCACGATCTCGGACTCGCATGACGGACGAGCGCGACCGCGAGCCGGGGCAGGAACCGGACGACGCGACCGGCAGCTTCGACGCCGACGCCTGGTTCCGCGCGCAGTTCGGCGGCGCGCCGGAGCCCGCCGTACCGCCGCCGACGGCTGCGCCTGTGCCGCCCGGGCCTGTGCCGCCCGGGCCCGTGCCGCCCGCGCTCGTGGAGCCCGTTGCGCCGCCCCTCGCTCCGCCCGCGGCCGTCATCGAGCCCGAGCCCACGCAGCCCGCCGAGGTCGTGCCGCCGGCCGCGGTGCTCGGTGACGCCACGACCGAGCTCCTCCGCGAGCCGGAGACCGGCGCGTCGTTGGACGAGCTGTTCGGCGAGAGCAGCTTCCAGGAGTACGACGACACCCTCATCCCGGCCCCGCCGCGCTCCGAGCGCCGCGCCCGCCGCGGGTCGGGCGGCGACGGCGGGGATGGTGGCGACGGCAATGGCGATGGCGGCGAGCCGGCCGCGCGCGCGCCGCTCGGCCGGACGCAGAAGGTGCTGCTCTGGGTGGCAGGCGGCCTCGCCGCGGTGCTCGCGCTCGTCGCGGTGTTCGTGGTCGGCACCCGCATCCCGCTGCTGCTCGGCCCCGCGCCGGGTGCTGAGCCGATCGCGTCGGCCAGCCCCACGCCCACCGCGTCCGTCGACGCGGGCCGCGTCGGACCCGTGCCGCCCGGCGACTACCGCTGGGACGAGCTGGGCGGCGGCGAGTGCCTGGAGCCGTTCATCGACGCGTGGCAGGACACCGTCACGGTCGTCGACTGCGCGACCCCGCACGGCGGGCAGCTGGTGCTGCGCGCCGAGCTACCTCTCGCGGAGGGGGCTCTGACGGCGGGCCCGTACCCGGGCGAGCCGCTGCTCGCCTCGCAGGCCCTGCAGCTGTGCTCCTCGGCGGGCGTGCTCGACCTCGCTGCCGCCGGAGAGTTCCGCGACATCGTCCTCCAGGCGGCCTTCCCGGTCTCGCCGGAAGAGTGGGATGCCGGCGAGCGGGACTACTTCTGCTTCGTCTCGCGGTCGTCGGGCGAGCCGTTGACGGTGAGCCTTGTCGGCTCGGGCCCCGCGCCGACGGCCCTGCCGACCGCACCGCCCGCGGGCTGACGCGCAGCGGCCCGGGCCGCGGCCACGCGCCAGGAGCTGCCTGCCCGGGGGTGCCGGTTGCCGGCAGCTACAGCTCGGTCTCGGAGGGGGACGCGTCGACGAGCTCGTGCACGCCGGCGAGGATCTCGTCGGGCCGGAAGGGGTAGCGCGCGATCTCGGCCTCGTCGCTGATGCCGGTGAGCACGAGCACGGTGTGCAGGCCGGCCTCGATGCCCGCGACGATGTCGGTATCCATGCGGTCGCCGATCATCGCGGTCACCTCGCTGTGCGCGCCGATGCGGTTCATCGCCGAGCGGAACATCATGGGGTTGGGCTTGCCGACGACGTAGGGCTCCTTGCCCGTCGCCTTCGTGATGAGGGCCGAGATCGCGCCCGTGGCCGGAAGCGGTCCGTCGGCGCTCGGCCCGGTCGCGTCGGGGTTGGTCGCGATGAAGCGCGCGCCCTGCCCGATGAGGCGGATCGCCTTCGTGATCGCCTCGAAGGAGTAGTTGCGGGTCTCGCCGACGACCACGTAGTCGGGGTCGGTCTCGGTCATGATGAAGCCCGCCTCGTGCAGTGCGGTCGTCAACCCGGCCTCGCCGATGACGAAGGCCCGACCGCCGGGGATCTGGCTGGCGCAGAAGTCGGCGGCGGCGAGCGCGCTCGTCCAGATCGCCTCCTCCGGAACATCGAGCCCGCTCGCCGAGAGCCGTGCGGCGAGGTCGCGGGGCGTGAAGATCGAGTTGTTGGTGAGCACCAGGAAGGGGGTGCCGGTGTCACGCCACTGGCGGATCAGCTCGACGGCTCCCGGCAGCGGGGTGTTCTCGTGGACGAGGACGCCGTCCATGTCGGTGAGCCAGCACTGGATCTTGCGTCGGTCGCCCATGGCGCCAGCCTACTGGCTGGGTCCGCGCCCCCTCCGGACTCGGCGCCATAGGTATGATCAATAGGTGGATGCTGTGCTCGCGCCGCGCACGCAGCGGCCGATCGATCTCGTGGCGATGGCGCATGACGCGAGCCACTACCTGCTGCGCCCCGCCGAGGTCGCGCGGCCGGAGAGCGTCGCGCAGGTCGCGGCGCTGCTCGCCGAGGCTACGCGCACCGGCCGCCCGCTGACCTTCCGCTCGGGTGGCACGAGCCTCTCGGGCCAAGGGGTCACCGACCAGCTGCTGGTCGACACGCGGCGCGCGTTCACGGGCATCGAGGTGCTCGACGGCGGCGTGCGGGTGCGCGTGCAGCCCGGCGCGACCGTGCGGCAGGTCAATGCGCGGCTCGCCCGCACGGGTCGCCGCCTCGGCCCCGACCCGGCGAGCGAGATCGCCTGCACGATCGGCGGGGTCATCGCCAACAACTCCAGCGGCATGGCGTGCGGAACCGAGCAGAACACCTACCGCACGCTCGAGTCGATGACGCTCGTGCTGGCGAGCGGGGCCGTGATCGACTCCGCTGCCGCCGATTCAGACGAGCAGCTGCGGCTCGCCGCTCCCGAGCTCTGGGCGGGGCTGGCGGCCCTGCGGGCGCGGGTGCTCGGAGACGGGGAGTCGGTGGCGAGCATCCGCCGCCTGTTCGCGATGAAGAACACGATGGGCTACGGCCTCAACGCCTTCCTCGACCACGAGCGGCCGATCGACCTGCTCGTTCGCCTGCTGATCGGCAGCGAGGGCACGCTCGGCTGGGTCGCCGAAGCCGTGTTCCGCACCGTGCCGGTCGCGCCGCTCGTGACGACAGGGCTGCTGGTGTTCCCGCGGCTCTCCGACGCGACGGCGGCCCTGCCCGCCCTCCTCGACGTCGGGCTCGCGACGATCGAGCTCATGGACGCGACGTCGCTGCGCGTCGCCCAGACCCTCTCCGACGCGCCCGCGACGATCACCGGGCTCACGGTCGACCGCCACGCGGCGCTGCTCGTCGAGGTGCACGCGTCGGCGGATGCGGAGCTCGCCGACGGCACCGCCCGCCTCGAGGCACTCGCCGCCGGGCTGCCGCTCGCCGCCCCGTTCACCCTCACGCGCGAGCCCGCCGCGCGCGCCGCGCTGTGGCACGTGCGCAAGGGCCTCTACCCGGCCGTGGCTGAGGCCCGGCCGAGCGGCACGACCGCGCTGTTGGAGGACATCGCGGTGCCGGTGGCGAACCTGCTGCCGACGTGCGAGGCGCTCGAGGCGCTGTTCGTCCGGCACGGCTACGAGAGCGCCGTGATCTTCGGCCACGCGAAGGACGGCAACGTCCACTTCCTGCTCACCGAGCGCTTCGACACCCCCGAGGGCGTGGCGCGCTACGCGGCGGTGACGGAGGAGATCGTCGCGCTCGTGCTCTCGCAGGGCGGCACCCTCAAGGCCGAGCACGGCACGGGCCGCATCATGGCCCCGTTCGTCGAGCGGCAGTACGGCGCCGAGCTGACGGCGGTGATGCGCGAGCTGAAGCGGCTGTGCGACCCGGCCGGCGTGCTCAGCCCGGGGGTCGTGCTCACCGACGACCCGCAGGCGCACCTGCGGCATCTGAAGACCACGCCGACCGTCGAGGCCGAGGTCGACCGCTGCGTCGAGTGCGGCTACTGCGAGCCGACCTGCCCGAGCCGCACGCTCACCCTCACGCCGCGGCAGCGCATCGTCGTGCGGCGCGAGCTCGCCGCCGCCGAGGCCCGCGGCGACACCGCGCTCGCCGCCGCGCTGCGCGCCGATGAGGGGTACGAGAGCGTGCAGACCTGCGCGGTCGACGGGATGTGCGGCATCGCCTGCCCGGTCAGCATCAATACCGGCGACCTCGTGCGACGCCTGCGCGCCGAGAGCCGTACTCCCGGCCGGGGCGCGTGGAATGCCGCCGCCCACCGCTGGGACGCCACCACCCGCACCGCGGCCGCCGCGCTCACGGTGGCGGATGCCCTCCCCACGCCGCTCGTGCGTGCCGCGAGCTCGGCGGTGCGGGCCGTGCTCGGCGCCGACACCGTTCCCCGCTACGAGGCCGGGCTGCCGCGTGGCGGCCGGCGCCGCTCGTCCGTGCTCGCGGAGTCGTCCGCTGTGCGGTTCGCGCCCCCGGTGGCCGAGGCGGCCGGGGCCGGCACGCTGCCCGCGGCCGTGTACCTGCCGGCGTGCGTCGGGACGATGTTCGGACCGGAGGGCGCGGCGGCCGACGAACACGCCCGCGGTGCGACGGCTGCGTTCCTCACCCTGTGCGAGCGGGCGGGCGTCACGCTGCTCGTGCCCGAGGGCATCGACGGCCTCTGCTGCGGCACCCCCTGGAAGTCGAAGGGCCACCGCGCCGGCGCCGCCGCGATGCGCGACCGCGTGACGGCTGCGCTCGAGGCGCTCGGCCCGGTTGCGGCCGGGCTGCCGATCGTGAGCGACGCCGCCTCCTGCTCGGAAGGCTTCGCCGGGCAGCAGAGCTCGAGCGTCGGCGCTCGCGTGCGCGACGCCGTGACCTTCACCGCCGAGGTGCTGCTGCCGCTCCTCACGGTGCGGCATCGACAGGGTCGTGTCGCCGTGCATCCGACCTGCTCGACCGAGGCGCTCGGCGCGACGAGCGCTCTCGTCGCGATCGCGCGCGCGGTCGCCGGCGAGGCGGTCGTGCCCGACGCGTGGGGATGCTGCGCCTTCGCCGGCGATCGCGGCATGCTGCACCCCGCGCTGACGGCCGCCGCGACCGCCCCCGAGGTCGCCGACCTCGCCCGGCTGGCCGCAGAGGGCGGCGCCTTCGACGCCGCGGTCAGCGCCAACCGCACCTGCGAGCTCGGCATGGCCCGCGCCACGGGCCTGCCGTACACGCACGTGCTCGAGCTGCTCGAGCGGGCGACCCGCCTCTAGGCGACGGGCTGGTCCCGTCGGGCGTCGAGGCCCTCACTCGTCGCTCTGAGCCCCCTCGGCCCCGGGCGTCTCGCGGTGCGCCGCGCGACCCAGCCGGTCGCGCACCGCGACCGCCACCCCGCCGCCGCTCGGCTGCCAGGCGACGACCCGCCGCAGCCCCGCATCGTCGGCCGCGCGCAGCGCGGCGTAGAGTTCGTGGGCGTACGCGTCGACCGTGCGGGGCGCGGCCAGCCGCACCACGCCCTCGGGCGTGCCGTGCTCGTGCAGGGCGATGAAGCCGTCGCCCGGGCGCGGACGCTCGTCGAGGAGGACTGTCGCGTGCGGCGCGTAGTGCGAGGGCAGCGAGCCGCTGACCCGGATCGTCGATCGCTGCTCGCCGAGCGCCAGGCCGGTCGCCGCGGTGATCTGCTCATCGGTGATCGAGCCGGGGCGCAGCACGACCGGCGCGGGGCCGGTGCAGTCGATGATCGTCGACTCGATGCCGACCTGCGAGCGCTCGCCGTCGAGAATCACGTCGGTCGGCAGCAGCATGTCGCCCAGCTCGGCCCGCACGGCGTCGGCGGTCGTCGGCGAGACCCGCCCGAAGCGGTTGGCGCTCGGCGCGGCCACCCCGCGGCCGCCGAGCTGCTCGAACCGCTGCAGCAGGCGGTGCGCGGTGGGGTGGCTCGGAACCCGCACGCCGACCGTCGGCTGGCCGCCGGTCACGGCATCGCTGACGTCGGCTGAGCGCGGAAGGATCAGCGTCATCGGCCCTGGCCAGAAAGCGGCGGCGAGGGCCCGGGCGTACTCCGGCACCTCGGTCGCCAGCGCGTCGAGCAGGCTCGCGTCGCTGACATGCACGATCAGCGGATGATCGGCCGGCCTCCCCTTCGCGGCGAAGATGCGGGCGACCGCCGCGGGGCTGGCGGCGTCGGCCCCGAGCCCGAACACCGTCTCGGTCGGGAAGGCCACCAGGTGCCCCGCGGCGAGGGCACGGGCGGCGGCGTCTTCGGAGTCGCCGAGCTCGGGGTCGCTGGTCACCCCCCGATTATCCCGCGAACGGGGTGATGGGCAGGCCGAGGCGGGCGCTGGCGATGCGGAGGGCATCCGGGTGCTGGTCGATGCTGATGCTGCGCCGCCCGAGCGCGCGGGCGGCCGCGGCCGTCGTGCCGCTGCCGGCGAAGGGGTCGAGCACCCAGTCGCCCTCGCGGCTCGAGGCCTGGATGATGCGGCGCAGCACGCCGAGCGGCTTCTGCGTGGGGTAGCCGGTCTTCTCCGGCCCGGCGGTGGGCACGATGGTGTGCCACCACACGTCGGTCGGTAGCTTGCCGCGGGCCGCCTTCTCGGGCGTGACGAGGCCGGGCGCCATGTACGGCTCGCGGTCGACGGCCTCGCTGTTGAACCAGTAGGCGGCCGGGTTCTTCACGTAGACCAGGATCGTGTCGTGCTTCGTGGGCCAGCGGCTCTTCGCCTTGGCGCCGTAGTCGTAGGCCCAGATGAGCTCATTGAGGAAGCACTCGCGCCCGAACAGCGCGTCGAGCGCGACCTTCGCGTAGTGCGCCTCGCGCCAGTCGAGGTGCAGGTAGAGCGTGCCGTCGTCGCGCAGCACCCGGTGCGCCTCGATCAGGCGCGGGGCGAGGAAGGCCCAGTAGTCGGCGAAGGCGTCGTCGTAGCTCGACAGCGCCTCGACCGTGCGGGTGTAGCTCTCGCCCGAGAAGCCGAGGTAGGTGCCCTCGGGGTCGCGCACGCTGCGGGTCGTGCGGCGCTTCTGCGTGCGGCCCGTGTTGAACGGCGGGTCGAGATAGACCAGCTGCATGCTCGCCTCGGGCAGGGCGCGCAGCACGGCGAGGTTGTCCCCCGCGACGAGCAGGTCAGGCGCGGTCGGCGTCCACAGGGCGTTCAGCGGCTGTGGCGGCGTCGGCGGGCTCATGGCCCGAGGTTAACAGCGGGGCCGGATGCGGGCGCTCACGTCGACGCGGCGAGCGCAGCAGCACGGCCAGCAGCAGCAGGGTGACCCCGATCGCGGCGCCGTAGGCCGGCGTGAACCCGGCGATCAGCAGCGTGACTACTCCGGCGATGCCCAGGATCACCTTGAGGGCGGCCATCCACGGCCCCAGCCCGGCGGGTTCGGCGGGCGCCTCGCCCCGCGCGGATGCCGCGGCGCTCGCCGCCTCCGCAGCTCGGGCGGCGCGTGCCTCGTCGCGCCGGTCGAGCCATGCCACCCCGATGACGATGGGAATCAGCATCAGGGCCACGGCGATCAGGAACGGCGGGCGGCTCTGCCACCAGCCGGCGCTGAGCGGCTCGGGGAAGGGGGCCCCGGCCACCACGAGCACCACGGCGACGAGCACGATCACGGGAACGTGCCACAGGTAGATCTGCATCGCGTTGCGGTTGATCGCGTCGCTGAGCCCCGCGAGCGTCGGCCGCTCGGCGAGGCGCGCGAGCCACGGGCGCAGCCACGCGAAGAGCAGCGTCTGGCCGACACCGAGCACGAGCAGCGCCGCGGTCGGCGGGTTGAGGTTGTCGTACATGTCGGTCGAGTAGCCGACCACGGTGGTGAGGAACAGGAGGCCGCCGAAGGCGGCGAGGCCGGCGAGAGCGAGCATCCACCGCCGGCGCCAGTCGAACCAGCCGTCGGCGAGGCAGAACCCGAGCTGCTGGATGAGCAGCCACACGAACGCGAGGTTGAGGGCCCCGATCAGCGGCTGCACGGTGAGCAGTGCGATGGTGTCGACGATCATGACCGCACCGAGCAGCGTCAGCAGGGTCGCCCACGGCGCGCGCTCGTGCAGGCGGGCCATGAGGGGCACGAGGCCGGAGCATCCGAGATAGACCGCGAGGAACCACAGCGGCTGCCCGATGCGGAAGCCCACGTCGCCGAGAACGTCATCGGGCAGCCCGACCAGGCCCAGGATCGCCAGGGTGATGCCGACCAGGCCGAGCGGCAGCAGGGCGGGCCGGGCGAGCCGAGCGACGCGGTCGCGCACGTACTCGGAGCCAGTCACGCCGCGCCCGCGCTGGCGCCGCCAGGCGAGCAGGCTCGAGAAGCCGCCCATCACGAAGAACAGCGGCATGACCTGCACGAGCCAGGTGCTCCAGGCGAAGATCGGATGCCCGTCGAGCGAGTTCGTGATGGCGAGCCCGCCGCTCTCGACGGTGATGCCGGCCATCATCACGTGCAGGCCGACGACCACGACCAGGCACGCCGCCCTCGTCAGGTCGACGGCTCTGTCGCGTGCGGTGCTGCCCATGGTGGCTTCAGGCTACGCGCGGCGGCGTGCTGCGGGAAGGTGCCGCGCGTGCCCGGATATGCGCCGACCGTACGCTGGGAGCATGACGAACGGCGACGATCCCGGGGGTGCCGCGCGCCCCGAGCCGAGCGTCGAGCTCACGACGCACGGGCTCGGTCCCTGGCCGGGCGACCCCGAATCCTGGCCCGACGACCCGCGCCTCGACCCCGAGCTGCTCGCCCACGGCGACACCCGCAACGTCATCGATCGCTACCGCTACTGGAGCATGGAGGCGATCGTCGCCGACCTCGATGCGCGGCGGCACCCCTTCCACGTCGCGATCGAGAACTGGCAGCACGACCTCAACATCGGCTCGATCGTGCGCAGCGCCAACGCCTTCCTCGCCGCCGAGGTGCACATCGTCGGCCGCCGCCGCTGGAACAAGCGCGGCGCCATGGTCACCGACCGCTACCAGCACGTGCGGCACCACTCCGACATCGGCGAGCTCGTCGCGTTCGCGCGCCACGCGCGTCTGCCGATCGTCGCGGTCGACAACGTGCCGGGGTCGGTGCCGGTGGATGCGGAGCCGCTGCCGCACGCGTGCATCCTGCTCTTCGGCCAGGAGGGCCCCGGTCTCTCGGAGGAGGCGCTCACCGCCGCCGACCGGGTCGTCGAGATCCGGCAGTTCGGGTCGACGCGGTCGATCAACGCGAGCGCCGCGGCCGCGATCGTGATGCACGAGTGGGTGCGGGTGCACGCGAGCCCTTGACGAGCATCCGCCCAGCCGATGGACTGAGCGCATGACGGTGATCACCGATGATCTGCCCGCCCAGTTGATCCACCAGGAGCACGAGGGGTGGGAGGCGATGACCCGCGGAGAGGGCGGCACGCACTCGTACACGGCGATGCTGCCCGACGCGATCATGGTCTTCCCGGGCACGCTGCTCGAGCGCGGCGCGGTCATCGCGGCGCTCGACGGCGTGGTGTGGAGCGACTGCCGCATGAGCGACCAGCGCGTGGTGCGCCTCGGCGATCGCGCGGCACTGCTCGCCTACCGGTTGCGGGGCACGCGCGATGGCGCGCCCGTCGACCTGTGGGCGACGACGACCTACGTCTACAGCGAGGGGCGCTGGCGGGTCGGCGCGCACCAGCAGTCGCCCGCCGGGGACTAGTCAGATGAGCGCCCGCAGGATCATCTGGTTCGCTGCGGTGGTGCTCGTCATCGTCGGGCTGGGGCTTCTGTATCAGGCAGGGCTGCTGGGCAACGTCGCAGTGCCCTAGAACGGCGGTCAGCGCGCGCGGCGGATCCGGATCGGGCCCTTCGCCGTCGACGGGTCGACGACCTTTCCGCCCTGCGTGATCTCGACCTCGCCGGCGGCGACGAGCCGTCGGGCCGCGCGGCGAGCGGGCTCCATCAGCGCGCGCCACGCATCCTCATCGGCGTCGCCCGCGACCGCCCGCGCGGCCTCGCTCGGGCAGATCGTCGCGCCGGCCGCGCGATCGGCGAGCAGGCTCCGGATGCTCTCCTCGAGCGCCCGATCCACGGGCCGCACACCGCGGGCGCGGCAGGCGTCGCTGCACCAGCGCACCGCCTCCCAGTCGCGCGCCCACTTCGCGCGCCACTCGATGCGGCGGCCGCACGAGCCGCAGACCTTCTCGGCGCGCGGGTCAGCGGATCCTTCTGCCCGCGTGTCTCGCTGCCGAACCATGCGGTCAGCCTGCCCGACGAAGCCGACGACTAGCTTCGAGCGCTCGGGTCGCCAGCCCGTCGGCTGCGCGCCAGCAGCAGCCCGACCCCCGCGACGACGAGCACCGTCACTGCGGTGCCGACGAACAGCAGGGTCGCGCCGCCCGCCTCGTAGGCGAGCCCCGAGACACCGGCGGCGATGGTCGCGGCCGCGAGACCGATGCCGCGCAGCAGCCCCTGCGCCGAGCCGGCGCGCGCCGGGTCGACGGCGTGGGCCATCGCGGCGGCCGCGCCGATGAAGGCGAGGGCCTGCCCGGTCGACTCGACGAACCCCATGCCCGTGGCGAGCCAGGGGTTGCCGACGAACCCGTAGAGGGTGACGATCGGCAGCAGGATCAGCAGCCCGCGGGCGTAGGCCGCGACGCCGCCGCGGCGGTCGGCGAGGCGGCCCGCCCACCCGGCGACGAGCACATAGGGCAGGGCGAAGAGAGCGTAGCTCGCCGCCGTCAGCACGGGGTCGGCGCCGATGTCGGCCATGAACCGCGGCCAGATGCCGTCGTAGGCTCCGGTCGGCACCATGACCGCGGCGTACAGCAGCACGATGCCGATGATGCGGGGCGAGCGCAGCAGGTCGAGGCTGGTGCGCGGGGCGCTCGCGCCGAAGCGCAGCGTGCGGTCGGCATCCGTGCCGTCGAAGCCGATGACGCCCGCCGCGATGCCGCCGGTCGGCGGGTGGGGGTCATCGTGGCGGAACCGCGAATCGCCCGCCGTCACGGGAGTGGCCACGTGCGCCGCCTCGAAGAACCCGACGAGCACGGGGATGAGCGCCAGCAGCACGACGACGGCCGACACGGCGAGGATCGCCGACGGCGCGGCGAACGCGAGAGCGATGCCGGATGCGAGGGGCCCCACCGCGATGCCCGCGAGCTCGGCGGCCCCGAGGCGCCCGAGCAGCTCGCCGCTGCGCGCATGGTCGAACCGCACGATGAGGGCGCTCGCGGCGATGACGAAGATGCCGAAGCCGAAGCCGCCGACGGCGCGGCCGGCGATGAGGTGCCAGCCCTCCGTGGCGAGCGCGCTCAGGCCGAGCGAGCCGGCGACCATGACGACGCCGATGACCGCCATGAGGCGGGCGTGGCCGCGGTCGGCGGCGGGGGCGACGAGCAGCTCGGCGACGAGGGCGGCGGCGAAACCGGCCGCGGCGAGGTAGCCGATCTCGGCGGTGCTCACGCCGAGGGTGCCTTGCAGGGCAGGGATGAGCGGGAAGATGACGAACGATGCCGACGACAGGATCACCATCGCGGCGACGACGCTGGGCACGAGCAACCGTCGCTGGCGGTGCGCGCGCTGCTGCGGGGACATGGGGACCTCTCCGAGTTGTTGTCCAACTGGACAATAAGGCTAGCACCGCCTATCCGGATGGACAACAGAACGGTATCGCGGCCTATGCTCGACGCGTGAGCGAGAAGAGGAGCGCCGCGCGCAAGAGCAGCGATGAGCGGCGCGACGAGATCGTGCGCGCCACCCTGCGCCTCGTCGCCGCCAAGGGCTTCGCCGGCGTCACCCTCCGCGAGGTCGCCACCGAGGTCGGCGTCGTGCACGGGCTCATCCGCCACTACTTCGCGAGCCGCGACGAGCTCGTCGCCGCCGCCTTCGACGTCGCCGTCACCCGCGAGCTCGCCGCCGACCAGCAGCAGCTCGACGGGCTCGACCCCATCGCGGCGCTCGCCGGCTGGCTCGCCGCCACCAACGAGAACCACTACCACGTGTGGATCGACGCCTGGAGCGAAGCGCCGCGCA comes from the Microcella frigidaquae genome and includes:
- a CDS encoding DedA family protein; protein product: MSIDEWAISIMETLGVWGAALLVAIESLFPPIPSELILPLAGFTASRGSFDLISVILTTTAGSLVGALLLYALGRGLGAERLARWADRIPLMSSEDVEKAMAWFHRFGPAAVFFGRFIPIVRSLISIPAGVDRMRLWLFVLLTTLGSGLWNTLFVVLGFVLGENWTIVEDIASRYSRGVLITAIIVLAAIIAWRILRIVRRERAKRREAARTDDGLEP
- a CDS encoding exodeoxyribonuclease III codes for the protein MRIATWNVNSIRTRYGRVVDWLVNADVDVLAMQEIKCTPAQFPMEPFEEAGYEVVLHGLNQWNGVAIASRLPMTDVEIGFRGQPGFAKGHEGPDAPLEARAIGATIDDVRIWSLYVPNGRALDDPHMDYKLRFLRTLAADAGDWMAANPGAPLALVGDFNVAPLDADMGDPSFVPGASTHISPAERAAFAALEEAGLSDVVRPLVPEGYTFWDYKQLRFPRDEGMRIDFILGSPGFADRVVDARIEREQRKGDAPSDHVPVVVALAVEGDDDDRPMIF
- the pyrE gene encoding orotate phosphoribosyltransferase, giving the protein MTDARSQLIQLIRDEAVFHGDFTLTSGAKATYYIDLRTLSLDHRAAPLIGRVMTELIDDLPDIAAVGGLTMGADPIASAVLHQAPALGRSYDAFVVRKAPKDHGRGKQVEGPDVEGKRVVVLEDTSTTGGSPLTAARALEAAGAIVVAVAVVVDRATDARRVIEEAGYEYRAAIGLHDLGLA
- a CDS encoding HAD-IIA family hydrolase, with translation MGDRRKIQCWLTDMDGVLVHENTPLPGAVELIRQWRDTGTPFLVLTNNSIFTPRDLAARLSASGLDVPEEAIWTSALAAADFCASQIPGGRAFVIGEAGLTTALHEAGFIMTETDPDYVVVGETRNYSFEAITKAIRLIGQGARFIATNPDATGPSADGPLPATGAISALITKATGKEPYVVGKPNPMMFRSAMNRIGAHSEVTAMIGDRMDTDIVAGIEAGLHTVLVLTGISDEAEIARYPFRPDEILAGVHELVDASPSETEL
- a CDS encoding FAD-binding and (Fe-S)-binding domain-containing protein; translation: MDAVLAPRTQRPIDLVAMAHDASHYLLRPAEVARPESVAQVAALLAEATRTGRPLTFRSGGTSLSGQGVTDQLLVDTRRAFTGIEVLDGGVRVRVQPGATVRQVNARLARTGRRLGPDPASEIACTIGGVIANNSSGMACGTEQNTYRTLESMTLVLASGAVIDSAAADSDEQLRLAAPELWAGLAALRARVLGDGESVASIRRLFAMKNTMGYGLNAFLDHERPIDLLVRLLIGSEGTLGWVAEAVFRTVPVAPLVTTGLLVFPRLSDATAALPALLDVGLATIELMDATSLRVAQTLSDAPATITGLTVDRHAALLVEVHASADAELADGTARLEALAAGLPLAAPFTLTREPAARAALWHVRKGLYPAVAEARPSGTTALLEDIAVPVANLLPTCEALEALFVRHGYESAVIFGHAKDGNVHFLLTERFDTPEGVARYAAVTEEIVALVLSQGGTLKAEHGTGRIMAPFVERQYGAELTAVMRELKRLCDPAGVLSPGVVLTDDPQAHLRHLKTTPTVEAEVDRCVECGYCEPTCPSRTLTLTPRQRIVVRRELAAAEARGDTALAAALRADEGYESVQTCAVDGMCGIACPVSINTGDLVRRLRAESRTPGRGAWNAAAHRWDATTRTAAAALTVADALPTPLVRAASSAVRAVLGADTVPRYEAGLPRGGRRRSSVLAESSAVRFAPPVAEAAGAGTLPAAVYLPACVGTMFGPEGAAADEHARGATAAFLTLCERAGVTLLVPEGIDGLCCGTPWKSKGHRAGAAAMRDRVTAALEALGPVAAGLPIVSDAASCSEGFAGQQSSSVGARVRDAVTFTAEVLLPLLTVRHRQGRVAVHPTCSTEALGATSALVAIARAVAGEAVVPDAWGCCAFAGDRGMLHPALTAAATAPEVADLARLAAEGGAFDAAVSANRTCELGMARATGLPYTHVLELLERATRL